The Vibrio astriarenae genome contains a region encoding:
- a CDS encoding phosphoribosyltransferase family protein: protein MSSQNGPSNDVVIVSNSSDNPFAIDVAYAMGQHEDISDVISMKHFMNTEFCPRFISDEDDMDNIGNSLDGKTVVIVSTGNLVTSRQELAMHNFIIARAAKENGASRVVLVEPDLFFSAQDRGPRPELGDTDTERNIADIKKFDGQPFTAMLYAQMLKLAGVDDVITVHNHSVSVQKMFTDVFGGRFYNLIPYQIYAHYLLNSNILSYGPEGEGLVLCAPDKGARDFVKQMYDTLGLNKAKFIMLDKERTAERKVEITLHKESQDTFEGLDNPSIVLFDDMVRTGSTVVKSCQFLQQLNPSRMVFTVSHFYASTEGRERMSHPALGEILTLNTMPTILNRDEQGRLRKKMVVLKIEKFLAQELCRILEVPKCSEDENPYKIDMSSKNPRFQRKIWFSDQLSEL, encoded by the coding sequence ATGAGCAGCCAAAACGGACCATCTAACGACGTCGTCATTGTTAGCAACTCTTCCGATAACCCTTTTGCAATCGATGTCGCTTACGCGATGGGGCAGCATGAAGACATTTCAGATGTCATCAGTATGAAGCACTTTATGAATACCGAATTTTGTCCACGTTTCATTTCAGATGAAGACGATATGGATAACATCGGTAACAGCCTCGATGGCAAAACGGTAGTGATTGTCAGTACGGGCAACCTGGTGACGAGCCGCCAAGAATTAGCGATGCACAATTTTATTATTGCACGCGCTGCGAAAGAAAACGGCGCAAGCCGTGTCGTGTTGGTAGAGCCGGACTTGTTCTTCTCTGCACAAGATCGCGGTCCTCGACCAGAGTTAGGGGATACCGACACAGAACGCAATATCGCCGACATTAAGAAATTTGACGGTCAGCCGTTCACCGCGATGCTCTATGCTCAGATGCTAAAACTAGCAGGTGTGGATGATGTGATTACTGTTCACAACCATTCAGTTTCGGTTCAGAAGATGTTTACTGACGTTTTCGGTGGCCGCTTCTATAACCTTATCCCTTACCAGATTTATGCTCACTATCTATTAAACTCAAACATTTTGAGTTATGGGCCAGAAGGCGAAGGTCTAGTGTTATGTGCACCAGACAAGGGAGCCCGCGACTTCGTTAAGCAGATGTACGATACGCTAGGTCTGAACAAGGCGAAGTTCATCATGCTTGATAAAGAGCGTACAGCAGAGCGTAAAGTTGAAATTACGCTGCACAAAGAGAGCCAAGATACATTCGAAGGTCTTGATAACCCAAGCATCGTGTTGTTTGATGATATGGTGCGTACGGGTTCTACTGTTGTGAAATCGTGCCAGTTCCTGCAGCAGCTGAACCCATCGCGTATGGTATTTACGGTGTCGCACTTCTACGCAAGTACTGAAGGTCGAGAGCGCATGTCTCATCCAGCGTTGGGTGAAATTCTCACGCTGAACACCATGCCAACTATTTTGAACCGCGATGAGCAAGGCCGTCTGCGTAAGAAGATGGTGGTGTTGAAGATTGAGAAGTTCTTAGCACAAGAACTATGCCGTATTCTTGAAGTGCCGAAGTGTTCTGAAGATGAGAACCCATACAAAATCGACATGTCATCTAAGAACCCACGTTTTCAGCGTAAAATCTGGTTCTCTGACCAACTGTCAGAACTGTAA
- a CDS encoding SDR family oxidoreductase yields MTTQQLGKLGWTPERIGSLKGKTYVITGANSGAGYEASRILLSKGAKVVMMNRNVSKTNAAIKALKETLNPNIDVTYVQVDLGVMDSVRFAAKELLKSVSTIDALICNGAIAQVPQQDITVDGFESQLGVNHFGHFLLSGLVFDRINESKGRIVMVGSNAYKMGLKRIKFEDLNFDEKYTAWDSYAQSKLAQMMFGYELQRRVKAAGKNVEVQVCHPGASRTNLLMDTASTFNKIMWSVMSRVIAQSAERGAWPEVMCATEEGLEPATLYGPTKRANTVGPVGENELDGVALDKEMASKLWALSLEKTGLDWSL; encoded by the coding sequence ATGACCACTCAACAATTAGGTAAACTCGGCTGGACTCCAGAGCGCATTGGCTCACTTAAAGGTAAGACTTACGTGATTACTGGTGCTAACAGCGGTGCAGGCTATGAGGCTTCGCGTATTTTGCTATCGAAAGGAGCAAAGGTTGTGATGATGAACCGTAATGTGAGCAAAACTAATGCCGCAATCAAAGCGCTTAAAGAGACACTCAATCCCAATATTGATGTCACTTATGTTCAGGTCGATCTCGGTGTGATGGACTCCGTTCGCTTTGCTGCTAAAGAGTTGCTTAAGTCGGTCTCAACGATTGATGCATTAATCTGTAATGGCGCAATTGCTCAGGTTCCACAACAAGACATCACTGTGGATGGTTTTGAGAGTCAGCTAGGCGTGAACCACTTTGGTCACTTCTTACTATCTGGCCTTGTATTCGATCGTATTAATGAGTCCAAAGGTCGTATCGTGATGGTGGGCAGCAATGCCTACAAAATGGGCTTAAAGCGCATCAAGTTTGAAGATCTTAACTTTGATGAAAAATACACGGCGTGGGACTCGTATGCTCAGAGTAAACTTGCACAGATGATGTTTGGCTATGAGCTTCAGCGTCGCGTCAAAGCAGCAGGTAAAAATGTTGAGGTACAGGTATGTCATCCCGGCGCGTCGCGCACCAACTTGCTAATGGATACCGCGAGTACTTTCAACAAAATAATGTGGTCTGTGATGTCACGAGTTATTGCCCAATCAGCTGAGCGTGGCGCGTGGCCTGAGGTGATGTGTGCAACCGAAGAAGGTCTCGAGCCTGCGACACTGTATGGCCCGACCAAACGTGCTAACACTGTTGGTCCGGTTGGTGAAAATGAGTTAGACGGCGTTGCGTTGGATAAAGAGATGGCTAGCAAGCTTTGGGCACTGTCACTCGAGAAAACCGGACTAGATTGGTCGTTGTAA
- a CDS encoding AraC family transcriptional regulator has translation MIKQKLKQLVESRLIEDGMVETGIKGVSLFKVTTQIPCAPAVYEPTVIVILSGRKEAILEGDKFIYDSSQYMCCTVSLPVEAGTPEASPEDPLLGVYISLDTKVMTELAIEMENANGAIKQPKGSTQPQGLNLASWDDDFSGALLRLLQLESPMDISVLGESRLREFYYAVLKGDAGIAARRAFGVGNEIARSIEYLSMNLGKNVTIDELASKVSMSRAVFHRKFKQATRMSPIQFMKAMRLNSAAMKIAAGKNVSEAAMAVGYVSSSQFSREFKRMYGQSPKQWSQSKERLENVV, from the coding sequence GTGATAAAACAAAAGTTAAAGCAACTGGTAGAGAGTCGTTTGATCGAAGATGGCATGGTTGAAACAGGAATCAAAGGCGTGAGCTTATTTAAAGTGACCACCCAGATCCCGTGTGCGCCAGCAGTCTATGAACCCACCGTTATCGTCATTTTGAGTGGCCGAAAAGAAGCGATTCTAGAAGGTGATAAGTTTATATATGACAGTAGTCAGTATATGTGTTGCACGGTCTCACTTCCTGTAGAGGCGGGCACGCCCGAGGCGTCACCTGAAGACCCGCTGCTTGGTGTTTACATCTCACTCGATACCAAAGTGATGACGGAGCTCGCGATAGAAATGGAAAATGCCAATGGCGCTATCAAGCAGCCCAAAGGCAGCACACAGCCACAAGGGCTCAACCTTGCTAGCTGGGATGATGACTTCTCAGGCGCTCTTTTGCGTCTGTTGCAATTAGAGAGTCCCATGGATATTTCTGTGCTTGGTGAAAGTCGCCTGCGCGAGTTTTATTATGCGGTACTTAAAGGTGATGCTGGCATTGCTGCACGACGCGCTTTTGGTGTCGGCAACGAGATAGCGCGCTCGATAGAATACTTGTCGATGAATTTGGGAAAAAACGTCACGATTGATGAGCTAGCTTCAAAAGTAAGTATGAGCCGAGCGGTATTCCATAGAAAATTTAAACAAGCGACCAGAATGTCACCGATACAATTTATGAAAGCGATGCGTCTCAATAGCGCAGCCATGAAAATCGCAGCAGGGAAAAATGTGAGTGAAGCAGCAATGGCAGTAGGGTACGTGAGTTCATCTCAGTTTAGTCGCGAATTTAAGCGTATGTACGGGCAATCACCTAAGCAGTGGAGCCAATCGAAAGAGCGATTGGAAAATGTTGTTTAG
- a CDS encoding fibrobacter succinogenes major paralogous domain-containing protein produces the protein MKTLILSLGASMAIAATPSADNFNHDLYQLEDTVQDAEGNVYRTVTIGNQTWLAEGLRSTQFQDGSDVRSGVIVKDDEENLLKYGRLYNWHDVADERNLCPEGWRVATDADWKTLERYIGMPEEEVHQEGWRGGEQNLGLQLKEAQADGPFKKVDQSLVNKHNFFARPAGVKWNGLYITQGAYTEFWTASSASENKGIIRTLAYSWWNAHKGEIRRATSEKDYMFTVRCVKI, from the coding sequence ATGAAAACACTGATTCTCTCTTTAGGAGCAAGTATGGCAATCGCAGCGACCCCATCAGCCGACAATTTTAACCATGACTTATACCAATTAGAAGACACTGTTCAAGATGCAGAGGGCAATGTCTATCGCACTGTAACGATAGGCAATCAGACGTGGCTCGCAGAAGGGTTGAGAAGTACCCAGTTTCAAGATGGATCAGACGTTAGATCGGGTGTCATCGTTAAAGATGATGAGGAAAACCTATTAAAATACGGCCGTCTTTACAACTGGCACGACGTAGCTGATGAAAGAAACCTATGCCCAGAGGGCTGGCGAGTTGCAACAGACGCAGATTGGAAAACACTAGAGCGTTATATCGGTATGCCTGAAGAGGAAGTGCATCAAGAAGGTTGGCGCGGTGGTGAGCAAAATCTTGGCCTACAACTCAAAGAAGCTCAAGCCGATGGCCCGTTCAAGAAAGTTGATCAATCACTGGTCAACAAACACAATTTCTTTGCCAGACCCGCAGGTGTAAAATGGAACGGGCTTTACATCACCCAAGGTGCTTATACCGAATTTTGGACGGCTAGCAGCGCGTCAGAAAATAAAGGCATTATCCGCACATTGGCCTATTCATGGTGGAATGCCCACAAAGGCGAGATTCGCCGAGCAACCAGTGAGAAAGACTACATGTTCACAGTCCGTTGCGTGAAAATATAA
- a CDS encoding HAD family hydrolase — protein MKLDAILWDYDGTLVNSVPKNIDITKTILSIVAPHLTGESLPKYLLSEDSYHEANHGAKNWQELYVDYYGLTYDEMLIAGGMWAEHQEKNTTPVKLFEGVKSIINQFSHLPHGICSQNSQNNIRRLLESNEISSTFKAIVGYDDVSSDNQKPDAFGGVKCINSIFGHIDTKCVMYIGDHEADVKFARNLQQSLGEKAKVISVAVAYSRSEPEFWDHKPDYTAYRVEDLAHIIGKYA, from the coding sequence ATGAAACTTGATGCGATTTTATGGGACTATGATGGCACCTTAGTGAACTCAGTTCCTAAGAATATTGATATCACAAAAACAATCCTATCAATCGTTGCACCACACCTCACCGGAGAGTCCTTACCTAAATATCTACTCAGTGAAGACTCTTACCATGAAGCCAACCATGGTGCTAAAAACTGGCAAGAACTTTATGTTGATTATTATGGGCTAACCTATGATGAGATGCTGATTGCTGGAGGCATGTGGGCAGAACATCAAGAGAAAAATACAACTCCAGTAAAGCTGTTTGAAGGTGTCAAAAGCATAATCAATCAGTTCTCACATCTTCCTCATGGTATATGCTCGCAAAATTCACAAAACAACATCCGTCGCTTATTGGAAAGCAATGAGATTTCATCCACCTTTAAAGCGATCGTGGGCTACGACGATGTTTCTAGTGATAACCAAAAGCCCGATGCGTTTGGTGGAGTAAAGTGTATCAATTCAATTTTCGGACACATTGATACCAAATGTGTCATGTATATTGGTGATCATGAAGCTGATGTAAAATTTGCTCGCAATTTGCAGCAATCACTTGGCGAAAAAGCAAAAGTTATCTCGGTAGCAGTGGCTTACAGCCGTTCTGAGCCGGAATTTTGGGACCACAAGCCAGATTACACAGCCTATAGAGTCGAAGATCTCGCGCACATCATTGGAAAATATGCGTAA
- a CDS encoding nucleotidyltransferase domain-containing protein, translated as MKFPKSLPSSHHAVLEHIVSVLSQDPRICGIGCSGSYASDSMDQYSDLDFVIAVSPEHHLEIMEQRFDILGQFEDLVAAFTGEHVGEPRLIVSLFGGNEPVHVDFKFVSLPDAAVRVDDTQVLWQRGTCLSDVFETKQPQYPQPDAQWIEDRFWIWVHYAATKIARGEYFETLEFISFLRMTVLAPLALQQAGLTPSGVRTIEKRLPAFAKKLVETVATPEKASLISALEQCITLYLELRENESVAINDRAKQTSIAYLRGI; from the coding sequence ATGAAGTTTCCAAAATCACTACCAAGTTCTCATCATGCTGTTCTTGAGCATATTGTCTCTGTGTTATCTCAAGACCCTCGTATTTGTGGCATTGGGTGCAGCGGCTCTTATGCTTCTGACTCCATGGATCAATATAGCGACTTAGACTTTGTTATCGCTGTGAGCCCTGAGCATCATTTAGAAATCATGGAGCAACGCTTTGACATTCTTGGGCAATTCGAAGATTTGGTAGCAGCCTTCACCGGAGAGCACGTCGGTGAACCAAGATTGATTGTCTCCTTGTTTGGAGGCAATGAGCCCGTGCATGTTGATTTTAAGTTCGTCTCTCTTCCTGACGCCGCAGTTCGTGTTGATGATACTCAAGTTCTTTGGCAACGAGGCACATGCTTAAGCGACGTTTTCGAGACCAAACAACCACAATACCCTCAACCTGATGCACAGTGGATCGAAGATCGATTCTGGATTTGGGTTCACTATGCGGCAACAAAGATTGCTCGTGGTGAGTATTTCGAAACGTTGGAGTTTATCTCTTTCTTGCGTATGACAGTGCTTGCTCCTTTAGCATTACAACAAGCTGGTTTAACCCCTTCCGGCGTTCGTACCATAGAGAAGCGGCTACCTGCATTTGCCAAGAAACTGGTTGAAACCGTCGCTACACCAGAAAAAGCCTCACTCATCTCCGCACTTGAACAGTGCATTACGCTTTATCTGGAACTGAGAGAGAATGAAAGCGTAGCGATTAACGACCGCGCTAAACAAACGAGCATCGCCTATCTTAGAGGGATTTAG
- the alr gene encoding alanine racemase gives MITAKATIDLKAIKHNFEVLNKKAGKQKLIVVVKGNAYGHGAVDVAKALPNAEYFAVARIEEALELRQAGISKPIILLEGCFCQQDLETAALFELDTVVHNETQLSQVEMLSVKQTVKAWLKIDTGMHRVGVEPHEVSDYVSRLTRSGNVTGDVHFLSHFSCADDIEQAKTLSQIEVFKKSISNQPGLKSIANSAGILLWPQSEFDCARTGIALYGIAPQSQHQGVEHDLIPAMTLTSQLIAIRSHKSGDPVGYGDSWVAEKDTILGIVAIGYGDGYPRAASNHASMFINGRTVPVVGRVSMDMVVVDLGTDSQDDVGDEVEIWGKQMPIEKVAEAADTIPYELVIQITNRVHRHVSS, from the coding sequence ATGATCACAGCAAAAGCGACAATCGATCTTAAAGCCATCAAGCACAACTTTGAGGTGTTAAATAAGAAAGCGGGCAAGCAAAAACTTATTGTTGTAGTGAAAGGCAATGCCTATGGGCATGGTGCAGTCGATGTGGCCAAGGCACTACCCAATGCCGAGTACTTTGCGGTTGCGCGAATCGAAGAAGCGCTAGAACTGCGACAAGCGGGAATCTCAAAGCCTATTATTTTGTTGGAAGGTTGCTTTTGTCAGCAGGATTTAGAAACAGCTGCGCTGTTTGAATTAGACACCGTCGTTCACAATGAAACTCAGCTCTCTCAGGTAGAAATGTTATCCGTTAAGCAAACAGTAAAAGCTTGGCTTAAAATCGATACCGGAATGCATCGAGTTGGCGTTGAGCCCCACGAAGTCAGTGACTACGTCTCACGACTTACCCGCAGTGGTAACGTCACTGGTGATGTCCATTTCCTCAGCCACTTCAGCTGTGCAGATGATATTGAGCAAGCGAAAACACTTTCGCAAATTGAGGTCTTCAAAAAGTCGATTAGCAATCAACCTGGTCTTAAAAGTATCGCCAATTCAGCGGGTATCTTACTTTGGCCCCAATCGGAGTTCGACTGCGCTCGCACAGGAATTGCACTTTACGGAATTGCGCCACAGTCGCAACATCAAGGCGTTGAGCACGACCTTATTCCTGCCATGACCTTAACATCACAACTCATTGCGATTCGGTCACATAAATCAGGAGACCCTGTTGGTTATGGCGATAGTTGGGTTGCAGAAAAAGACACGATACTCGGGATCGTCGCTATTGGCTATGGCGATGGTTATCCGCGTGCAGCGTCAAATCATGCCTCTATGTTTATCAACGGACGTACAGTTCCTGTTGTTGGACGCGTTTCTATGGACATGGTGGTGGTCGACTTAGGCACAGATAGCCAAGATGATGTTGGCGATGAAGTTGAGATCTGGGGAAAACAGATGCCCATCGAGAAGGTAGCAGAAGCTGCCGATACCATTCCTTATGAGTTAGTCATTCAAATCACTAATCGAGTACATCGACATGTATCTAGTTGA
- the dgcN gene encoding N-acetyltransferase DgcN — MELKKPYLLFLGDAADQLAAKVAQGIKTWRPECCVGQYRLDGCNADVGLKDISIEEASAAGAKTLIIGVANRGGVISETWLSVLIEAIEAGMDIASGLHNKLTDIPELVACAEKHGRSLFDVRYPTQSYPVANGVKRSGKRLLTVGTDCSVGKMYTSLAIEKEMCDQGVDADFRATGQTGILITGGGVSVDCVVADFIAGAIEAIAPENKAEHWDVIEGQGSLFHASFAGVTMGLIHGSQPDALVLCHEPTREHMRGLPGYALPDIQTCIETNLQAARLTNPDVQCVGISVNTSALEEQEAMSYMDLLETEIGLPVVDPFRQGVSRIVEKLKEL; from the coding sequence ATGGAACTTAAAAAACCTTACTTACTATTTCTTGGTGATGCCGCAGACCAACTCGCAGCAAAAGTGGCACAAGGGATCAAAACATGGCGACCGGAATGTTGCGTTGGTCAATATCGTCTAGATGGCTGTAACGCAGATGTTGGTTTAAAGGATATTTCGATCGAAGAGGCATCTGCTGCAGGCGCTAAAACTCTGATTATTGGGGTAGCGAACCGAGGCGGAGTGATTTCTGAAACGTGGTTAAGTGTGTTAATAGAAGCCATTGAAGCCGGAATGGATATCGCCTCTGGTCTGCATAATAAACTCACTGATATTCCTGAGTTAGTCGCATGCGCTGAAAAACATGGACGCTCTCTGTTTGATGTTCGTTACCCTACGCAAAGCTATCCTGTTGCGAATGGCGTTAAACGCTCGGGTAAGCGTTTGTTGACAGTGGGGACTGATTGCTCTGTCGGTAAAATGTACACGTCACTTGCGATTGAGAAAGAGATGTGTGACCAGGGTGTGGATGCCGATTTCAGAGCAACTGGACAGACTGGTATCCTGATTACGGGTGGTGGTGTGAGTGTAGACTGTGTCGTGGCAGACTTTATCGCAGGCGCAATCGAGGCGATTGCGCCAGAAAACAAAGCAGAACATTGGGACGTTATTGAGGGGCAAGGCTCACTGTTTCACGCATCCTTTGCCGGGGTGACAATGGGCTTGATCCACGGTTCTCAGCCAGATGCATTGGTGCTTTGTCACGAGCCAACACGTGAACATATGCGAGGATTACCGGGCTACGCATTACCTGATATTCAAACTTGTATTGAGACTAACCTTCAAGCGGCGCGACTAACCAATCCTGATGTTCAATGTGTCGGCATTTCAGTCAATACCTCAGCCCTCGAAGAGCAGGAGGCAATGAGTTATATGGATTTGCTTGAGACAGAGATAGGCTTACCGGTGGTAGACCCGTTCCGCCAAGGTGTATCACGTATTGTTGAGAAGCTGAAGGAGCTGTAA
- the dgcA gene encoding N-acetyl-D-Glu racemase DgcA has product MKLTLSQNAWPIRGSFTISRGSKTHADTIVVNLEKDGMVGRGECVPYARYGESLDSVRAEIEAIRPLIEGEVSRQTLQQLLPAAAARNAVDCALWDLECKLAGNSIWHKVGIESGSVETAFTISLDSAEKMEEVAKANAFRPLLKVKLGGGEDLERLRAVRRGAPMAKIIIDANEAWTESLYRSLIPELLMLDIAMIEQPFPADNDAILADLPRPIPICADESCHDRQSLVNIVGRYDMINIKIDKTGGLTEALLLKKEAQRLGLKVMVGCMLSSSLSMAPAFVLAQGVDIVDLDGPLLLAEDIENGFDFRDNEMLPFTRQLWG; this is encoded by the coding sequence ATGAAGTTAACTCTTTCACAAAATGCTTGGCCTATTCGTGGCAGTTTTACTATCTCAAGAGGCAGTAAAACCCATGCTGACACAATCGTAGTGAACCTAGAAAAAGACGGTATGGTTGGACGCGGAGAGTGTGTCCCTTATGCCCGCTATGGTGAATCATTAGACAGTGTCAGGGCAGAGATTGAAGCGATACGTCCCCTCATTGAAGGCGAAGTATCACGACAAACGCTTCAACAACTGCTTCCTGCTGCCGCAGCAAGAAACGCCGTTGACTGTGCATTGTGGGACCTTGAATGTAAACTAGCAGGGAACTCGATTTGGCATAAAGTCGGGATTGAGTCTGGTAGTGTAGAAACGGCTTTTACCATCTCTCTCGATAGCGCAGAAAAGATGGAAGAAGTAGCCAAAGCAAATGCATTCAGGCCGTTACTTAAGGTCAAGCTTGGCGGAGGGGAAGACTTAGAACGTTTACGCGCAGTGAGACGCGGTGCGCCGATGGCAAAAATTATCATTGATGCAAATGAAGCGTGGACAGAAAGTCTTTATAGAAGTTTGATTCCAGAGCTTCTGATGCTCGACATTGCCATGATTGAGCAACCGTTCCCGGCAGATAATGATGCTATTTTGGCTGATTTGCCAAGACCTATTCCAATTTGTGCAGATGAGTCTTGCCATGACCGCCAGAGTTTGGTCAACATTGTCGGCCGCTATGACATGATTAACATCAAGATCGACAAAACGGGTGGTTTGACCGAAGCCTTACTTTTGAAGAAAGAAGCACAAAGACTCGGATTGAAGGTCATGGTTGGATGTATGCTTTCCTCATCTTTAAGCATGGCTCCTGCGTTTGTTTTGGCACAAGGTGTCGATATTGTTGACCTCGATGGGCCACTTCTTTTGGCCGAAGATATCGAGAACGGATTTGATTTTAGGGACAATGAAATGCTCCCGTTTACACGTCAGTTATGGGGATAA
- a CDS encoding D-amino-acid transaminase has translation MMNRTVYVNGYYVKEDQAKVSIFDRGFLFADAVYEVTAVLEGKLIDNAGHVARLERSCKELGIKMPVTAEELTKIQKHLIKINNLTEGGVYLQLTRGSEGDRDFAYSEDIQPTLVMFTQQRDLINSAPAQKGIKVLSMDDIRWRRRDIKTTSLLPACLAKHIAHQAGCDDVWLIEDGYVTEGGSSNAYIVTNDNKIVTRPLSNDILHGITRSSLLQLARDCNLEIEERPFTIDEAYQAKEAFVSSATTFIWPVVSIDGHSIGCGQPGEVASKLRDIYIKTAIELGE, from the coding sequence ATGATGAACAGAACTGTTTATGTTAATGGCTATTACGTCAAAGAAGATCAAGCAAAGGTATCAATTTTTGATCGGGGATTTCTCTTTGCTGACGCTGTTTACGAAGTGACCGCAGTTTTAGAGGGTAAGCTTATCGACAATGCGGGTCACGTTGCGCGTTTAGAACGTTCGTGCAAAGAACTGGGTATCAAAATGCCAGTGACAGCGGAAGAGCTAACTAAGATTCAAAAACATCTGATTAAGATTAACAATCTTACAGAGGGTGGGGTATATCTACAGCTCACGCGGGGCAGTGAAGGGGACAGAGATTTCGCTTACAGTGAGGATATACAACCGACTTTGGTGATGTTTACTCAGCAGCGAGATTTGATAAATAGCGCGCCAGCACAAAAAGGTATTAAGGTTTTGTCAATGGATGATATTCGTTGGCGTCGTCGAGATATCAAAACCACCAGCCTGTTGCCAGCATGTCTTGCAAAACACATTGCTCACCAAGCGGGCTGCGATGATGTATGGCTGATTGAAGACGGCTATGTCACGGAAGGTGGCTCGAGCAATGCGTATATCGTGACGAACGACAATAAGATTGTTACGCGACCGCTAAGCAATGACATTTTGCACGGAATCACTCGTTCATCGCTTTTACAGCTTGCGAGAGATTGCAATCTTGAGATTGAAGAGAGACCGTTTACTATTGACGAAGCGTATCAAGCAAAAGAAGCTTTTGTGAGTTCAGCCACCACATTCATTTGGCCAGTAGTGAGCATTGATGGTCATTCCATTGGTTGTGGCCAGCCTGGTGAGGTAGCGAGTAAGTTGCGTGATATTTACATCAAGACAGCAATTGAGCTTGGCGAATAA